A single region of the Planctomycetota bacterium genome encodes:
- a CDS encoding response regulator, translating into MIPKIMVVDDDQAIGNLLTRFLRKKNYEAISFTNPKEALEHLKTNPVNLMLIDLNMTAAVGEPRPNGREISGIELIKSSKELKPDLSVLVMTGMPDSETFEFLKKYGISDYLEKPIHLSDLEKSIAVSLKINIGNK; encoded by the coding sequence ATGATACCTAAAATAATGGTGGTAGACGATGACCAGGCAATCGGTAACCTCTTGACGAGATTCCTGCGCAAAAAGAATTATGAGGCAATCAGTTTTACTAACCCTAAAGAGGCGTTAGAACATCTTAAAACCAATCCGGTTAACCTGATGCTGATAGATTTGAACATGACGGCCGCCGTTGGCGAGCCTCGCCCTAATGGGCGGGAAATAAGCGGAATAGAATTAATTAAATCATCTAAGGAATTAAAGCCGGATTTATCAGTTCTGGTTATGACCGGAATGCCTGATTCAGAAACATTTGAGTTCTTAAAGAAATACGGGATTTCAGATTACTTAGAAAAACCCATTCACCTAAGCGATTTGGAAAAAAGCATTGCCGTGTCGCTGAAAATAAATATTGGCAATAAATGA